Proteins co-encoded in one Accipiter gentilis chromosome 5, bAccGen1.1, whole genome shotgun sequence genomic window:
- the JAML gene encoding junctional adhesion molecule-like isoform X3, whose product MKVLLSLTLVLTCLEQCSGLAGWVFMEPQLRASAGDSVLLQCLFLDPVAKGWMMTKVDWLRVAGAGMQKEEMVFYYYNNHSIPVGHFRDRAQWQGDLSLWDGSIQLQDVQVNDSGTYVCEIRLLQHSSIFKNHTVLHVSPTEQRAGQGVAGTQDSAAPGDSGFWPVTVGCGCAAIVLAFLAGLSLRKRSAANTALERTGNGSSKRKAEEALYSSIPGPEIPKAEQDAWKKRRAEETYITMHPSHFQENGIYVELAKRVIPAEWMAEGRQGDGQSEEPYGRPEAALPWAPEG is encoded by the exons ATGAAGGTATTGCTGAGCCTGACTCTGGTGCTGACATGTCTGG AGCAGTGCAGCGGGTTGGCTGGCTGGGTGTTCATGGAGCCTCAGCTTCGAGCCAGCGCTGGGGACTCTGTCCTGCTGCAGTGCCTCTTCCTAGACCCAGTGGCCAAGGGCTGGATGATGACCAAAGTGGACTGGCTGCGTGTGGCAGGAGCCGGCATGCAGAAG gaggagatggtgtTTTATTACTACAACAACCATAGCATCCCTGTGGGCCATTTCCGGGACCGGGCACAGTGGCAAGGGGACCTTTCCCTCTGGGATGGCTCTATCCAGCTGCAGGATGTACAGGTGAACGACAGTGGCACATATGTGTGTGAGATccggctgctccagcacagcagcatCTTCAAGAACCACACAGTGCTGCACGTCAGCCCCACAGAACAGAGAG caggacaaggAGTGGCAGGCACCCAGGACTCTGCAGCCCCGGGAGACTCTGGGTTTTGGCCTGTGACTGTGGGCTGTGGCTGTGCGGCCATTGTGCTGGCTTTCCTGGCCGGACTCAGCCTGAGGAAGAG GTCTGCAGCCAACACGGCTCTGGAGAGGACTGGAAATGGCAGCAGCAAGCGCAAAGCAGAG GAAGCGCTTTACTCCTCAATTCCTGGACCTGAGATACCCAAGGCTGAACAGGATgcatggaagaagaggagagcTGAGGAGACCTACATAACCATG CACCCCTCTCACTTCCAGGAGAACGGCATCTACGTGGAGCTGGCCAAGAGGGTGATCCCAGCAGAATGGATGGCAGAAGGGAGACAGGGTGATGGGCAAAGCGAGGAACCCTACGGCAGACCAGAGGCAGCACTTCCATGGGCTCCAGAGGGGTAG
- the SCN2B gene encoding sodium channel subunit beta-2 isoform X1, with the protein MSPEAWLLQPTLFLTGLSLLLSLAPTGLGMEVMAPATINALNGSSVKLSCTFNSCYKVENKQFSLNWTYQECRNCSEELFLQFRMKIMNKQLDRFGNRVEFTGNPTKYDVSFTLKNVQLEDEGTYNCYVLNPPDRHRGHASISLKVLTKEPPKHDSTVAVIVGASVGGFLAVVILVLMVVKCVRRKKQQRLNTDDQKTEEEGKTDGEGNPDEGTK; encoded by the exons ATGAGCCCGGAAGCTTGGCTCCTGCAGCCCACCTTGTTCCTCACTGGCCTCAGCTTGCTCCTCTCGCTGG CACCCACGGGATTGGGCATGGAGGTCATGGCTCCCGCCACCATCAATGCCTTGAATGGCTCCTCCGTGAAGCTCTCCTGCACCTTCAACTCCTGCTACAAGGTAGAGAACAAGCAGTTCTCCCTCAACTGGACATACCAGGAGTGCAGGAACTGCTCTGAGGAGCTG TTTCTGCAGTTCCGGATGAAGATCATGAACAAGCAGCTGGACCGCTTTGGGAACCGGGTGGAGTTCACCGGGAACCCCACCAAGTATGATGTGTCCTTCACCCTCAAAAACGTGCAGCTGGAAGACGAGGGCACCTACAATTGCTATGTCCTGAACCCCCCGGACCGGCACCGGGGCCACGCCAGCATCAGCCTGAAGGTGCTCACCAAAG AGCCCCCGAAGCACGACTCAACAGTGGCTGTCATCGTGGGCGCCTCTGTAGGTGGCTTCTTGGCCGTGGTCATCCTGGTGCTGATGGTGGTGAAATGCGTGCGCCGGAAAAAACAGCAGAGGCTGAACACAGACGACCAGaagacagaggaggaagggaagacagacGGCGAAGGCAACCCGGACGAGGGCACCAAGTAA
- the JAML gene encoding junctional adhesion molecule-like isoform X1, translating into MGTGRLHLAVLPGLILLSLSLAEQCSGLAGWVFMEPQLRASAGDSVLLQCLFLDPVAKGWMMTKVDWLRVAGAGMQKEEMVFYYYNNHSIPVGHFRDRAQWQGDLSLWDGSIQLQDVQVNDSGTYVCEIRLLQHSSIFKNHTVLHVSPTEQRAGQGVAGTQDSAAPGDSGFWPVTVGCGCAAIVLAFLAGLSLRKRSAANTALERTGNGSSKRKAEEALYSSIPGPEIPKAEQDAWKKRRAEETYITMHPSHFQENGIYVELAKRVIPAEWMAEGRQGDGQSEEPYGRPEAALPWAPEG; encoded by the exons ATGGGGACAGGCAGGCTGCATCTGGCCGTCCTCCCTGGACTCATTCTGCTGTCCTTGTCCCTGGCAGAGCAGTGCAGCGGGTTGGCTGGCTGGGTGTTCATGGAGCCTCAGCTTCGAGCCAGCGCTGGGGACTCTGTCCTGCTGCAGTGCCTCTTCCTAGACCCAGTGGCCAAGGGCTGGATGATGACCAAAGTGGACTGGCTGCGTGTGGCAGGAGCCGGCATGCAGAAG gaggagatggtgtTTTATTACTACAACAACCATAGCATCCCTGTGGGCCATTTCCGGGACCGGGCACAGTGGCAAGGGGACCTTTCCCTCTGGGATGGCTCTATCCAGCTGCAGGATGTACAGGTGAACGACAGTGGCACATATGTGTGTGAGATccggctgctccagcacagcagcatCTTCAAGAACCACACAGTGCTGCACGTCAGCCCCACAGAACAGAGAG caggacaaggAGTGGCAGGCACCCAGGACTCTGCAGCCCCGGGAGACTCTGGGTTTTGGCCTGTGACTGTGGGCTGTGGCTGTGCGGCCATTGTGCTGGCTTTCCTGGCCGGACTCAGCCTGAGGAAGAG GTCTGCAGCCAACACGGCTCTGGAGAGGACTGGAAATGGCAGCAGCAAGCGCAAAGCAGAG GAAGCGCTTTACTCCTCAATTCCTGGACCTGAGATACCCAAGGCTGAACAGGATgcatggaagaagaggagagcTGAGGAGACCTACATAACCATG CACCCCTCTCACTTCCAGGAGAACGGCATCTACGTGGAGCTGGCCAAGAGGGTGATCCCAGCAGAATGGATGGCAGAAGGGAGACAGGGTGATGGGCAAAGCGAGGAACCCTACGGCAGACCAGAGGCAGCACTTCCATGGGCTCCAGAGGGGTAG
- the MPZL3 gene encoding myelin protein zero-like protein 3 yields MRCGEAVAAGGGRRLLFLPRGLLLLLGVCKALSLEIKASPKVQAFLGEQVSLQCSFKSSSPITESLTVDWTYRPLTGGQMESIFHYQSVPYPTTVGKFKDRISWVGNVAKGDASIAIQSPVMSDNGTFICSVKNPPDVYHNIPQTMLIVTERGLSFQLTSAVLLSILVFLPSVVVVVLLLVRMGRKFGVLKEKKKSGCKKSSIEVSDEPEHTETDSCLGKLRDWFLNCVDTDEEDPY; encoded by the exons ATGCGGTGCGGCGAGGCGGTggcagccggcggcggccgccgcctcctctTCCTTCCGCGGGGGCTCCTGCTTCTGCTCG GCGTCTGCAAAGCTCTTTCCCTGGAAATTAAAGCCAGTCCTAAAGTGCAAGCTTTCCTTGGTGAACAAGTATCGCTGCAATGCTCATTCAAATCCAGTTCTCCCATCACTGAGAGCCTGACGGTAGATTGGACATACCGGCCCCTCACAGGTGGTCAGATGGAGTCT ATTTTTCATTATCAGTCTGTTCCATACCCAACAACAGTGGGAAAGTTCAAAGACAGGATATCCTGGGTTGGGAATGTTGCCAAGGGTGATGCTTCCATTGCTATCCAAAGCCCAGTGATGAGTGACAATGGGACGTTCATCTGCAGCGTGAAGAATCCTCCGGATGTGTACCATAACATTCCCCAGACAATGCTGATAGTTACGGAGAGGG GCCTTTCCTTCCAGCTAACTTCAGCGGTGCTGCTGTCCATTTTAGTATTTCTCCCGTCCGTCGTTGTGGTCGTTCTGCTGTTGGTAAGGATGGGAAGGAAATTTGGAGtactaaaggagaaaaaaaaatctggctgtaAGAAATCCTCCATCGAAGTGTCTGATGA gcctGAACATACGGAGACAGACAGCTGCTTGGGTAAACTCAGAGACTGGTTTCTGAACTGTGTG GACACGGATGAGGAAGACCCATACTGA
- the JAML gene encoding junctional adhesion molecule-like isoform X2 — MGTGRLHLAVLPGLILLSLSLAEQCSGLAGWVFMEPQLRASAGDSVLLQCLFLDPVAKGWMMTKVDWLRVAGAGMQKEEMVFYYYNNHSIPVGHFRDRAQWQGDLSLWDGSIQLQDVQVNDSGTYVCEIRLLQHSSIFKNHTVLHVSPTEQRGQGVAGTQDSAAPGDSGFWPVTVGCGCAAIVLAFLAGLSLRKRSAANTALERTGNGSSKRKAEEALYSSIPGPEIPKAEQDAWKKRRAEETYITMHPSHFQENGIYVELAKRVIPAEWMAEGRQGDGQSEEPYGRPEAALPWAPEG, encoded by the exons ATGGGGACAGGCAGGCTGCATCTGGCCGTCCTCCCTGGACTCATTCTGCTGTCCTTGTCCCTGGCAGAGCAGTGCAGCGGGTTGGCTGGCTGGGTGTTCATGGAGCCTCAGCTTCGAGCCAGCGCTGGGGACTCTGTCCTGCTGCAGTGCCTCTTCCTAGACCCAGTGGCCAAGGGCTGGATGATGACCAAAGTGGACTGGCTGCGTGTGGCAGGAGCCGGCATGCAGAAG gaggagatggtgtTTTATTACTACAACAACCATAGCATCCCTGTGGGCCATTTCCGGGACCGGGCACAGTGGCAAGGGGACCTTTCCCTCTGGGATGGCTCTATCCAGCTGCAGGATGTACAGGTGAACGACAGTGGCACATATGTGTGTGAGATccggctgctccagcacagcagcatCTTCAAGAACCACACAGTGCTGCACGTCAGCCCCACAGAACAGAGAG gacaaggAGTGGCAGGCACCCAGGACTCTGCAGCCCCGGGAGACTCTGGGTTTTGGCCTGTGACTGTGGGCTGTGGCTGTGCGGCCATTGTGCTGGCTTTCCTGGCCGGACTCAGCCTGAGGAAGAG GTCTGCAGCCAACACGGCTCTGGAGAGGACTGGAAATGGCAGCAGCAAGCGCAAAGCAGAG GAAGCGCTTTACTCCTCAATTCCTGGACCTGAGATACCCAAGGCTGAACAGGATgcatggaagaagaggagagcTGAGGAGACCTACATAACCATG CACCCCTCTCACTTCCAGGAGAACGGCATCTACGTGGAGCTGGCCAAGAGGGTGATCCCAGCAGAATGGATGGCAGAAGGGAGACAGGGTGATGGGCAAAGCGAGGAACCCTACGGCAGACCAGAGGCAGCACTTCCATGGGCTCCAGAGGGGTAG
- the SCN2B gene encoding sodium channel subunit beta-2 isoform X2 has protein sequence MEVMAPATINALNGSSVKLSCTFNSCYKVENKQFSLNWTYQECRNCSEELFLQFRMKIMNKQLDRFGNRVEFTGNPTKYDVSFTLKNVQLEDEGTYNCYVLNPPDRHRGHASISLKVLTKEPPKHDSTVAVIVGASVGGFLAVVILVLMVVKCVRRKKQQRLNTDDQKTEEEGKTDGEGNPDEGTK, from the exons ATGGAGGTCATGGCTCCCGCCACCATCAATGCCTTGAATGGCTCCTCCGTGAAGCTCTCCTGCACCTTCAACTCCTGCTACAAGGTAGAGAACAAGCAGTTCTCCCTCAACTGGACATACCAGGAGTGCAGGAACTGCTCTGAGGAGCTG TTTCTGCAGTTCCGGATGAAGATCATGAACAAGCAGCTGGACCGCTTTGGGAACCGGGTGGAGTTCACCGGGAACCCCACCAAGTATGATGTGTCCTTCACCCTCAAAAACGTGCAGCTGGAAGACGAGGGCACCTACAATTGCTATGTCCTGAACCCCCCGGACCGGCACCGGGGCCACGCCAGCATCAGCCTGAAGGTGCTCACCAAAG AGCCCCCGAAGCACGACTCAACAGTGGCTGTCATCGTGGGCGCCTCTGTAGGTGGCTTCTTGGCCGTGGTCATCCTGGTGCTGATGGTGGTGAAATGCGTGCGCCGGAAAAAACAGCAGAGGCTGAACACAGACGACCAGaagacagaggaggaagggaagacagacGGCGAAGGCAACCCGGACGAGGGCACCAAGTAA